Genomic segment of Candidatus Flexicrinis affinis:
CTTCGGGCGGACCGCGTCCAAACCCTTGCGCAGCTCGAGCAGCTGCGCCTCGAGTTCGGAAATGCGGCGCGCGTCCTGCCGGCGCTGCTCCTCGAGATAGGCGATACGGCGGTCAGGGTCTTCGAGGCGCTTGCCGAGATCCTCGAGCCGGAGCTGCATGTCGGCAAGCTGCCCGGCAAACCGGTCACGCTCGTGCTGGAAGGCAGGGATTTCGCCGGTCTGGCGGGCGATCCGATCCGACTTGTCATCCAGTTCGCGGACGATACGCAGGATCTGTTCACGATTGAGTTCGGCAAGGCGCTGTGACTCACGTTCCGCGTTCAGTCGTTTGGTTTCGACGGACTCGATCATCTGGCGCATGTCGCGCCGCATCTGGTCGAGCGCTTCGTTGGTCGCTGTCGTGGGGACGTAGTCGGAGCGAATCACCGACTGGTCTGATTCAAGGCTGTTGAGGCGCCGGGTCAAGTTCGCGACAGCCTCATTTTGCTGGCCGAGCCGTTCTTCCAACGTTGCGATGGTTGTGCGGTCGCGCCGTCGCTCTTCGTCGAGCCATTCAATGAGACGCAAGGCCTGCTGGATGTCCATTGATTGCATCCCGTTCAACGTGCACAACTGCCAGATTATACCACACGGCCCCGGCCGCCTTTATTGTATGCAATCGGCGCTAGAATGGAGTAGGGCAATCACAGAACGGCAGGGCTGCCATGATCTCGACCCGCACCGATTTGGAACGATATGAGCTTGATCGGCTCGCGCCGTACGCGTTCGCCAGCGCAAACAGCCGCGGCAGGCTGTCTCCTGAAGAGGAACCGCGGTACCGAACGGTGTTCCAGAGAGACCGCGACCGGATCGTTCACAGCGCCGCGTTCAGGCGACTGGAATACAAGACGCAGGTGTTCGTCAACGACGCCGGTGACTACTATCGAACACGCTTGACACATACGTTGGAAGTCGCGCAGATCGGCCGCACGGTGGCGCGTGCGCTGGGCGCCAACGAAGACCTTGTCGAGGCGATCTGCCTTGCGCACGACCTAGGACATCCGCCCTTCGGTCACGCCGGGGAGGAGTCACTCGACCGCCTGATGCACGATCACGGCGGTTTCAACCACAACGCGCAGAGTTTTCGTGTAGTCACGGTCCTTGAAGAGCGTTACGAGCGGTGGCGTGGACTGAACCTGACCCGTGAGACGCTGGAGGGCATCGCCAAGCACGAGGCATCACTAGATCTCAGCGGATTGATGGGGCTGGACCCGACGACGCGGGGGACGCTGGAAGCACAGATCGCCAACATCGTT
This window contains:
- a CDS encoding deoxyguanosinetriphosphate triphosphohydrolase, with product MISTRTDLERYELDRLAPYAFASANSRGRLSPEEEPRYRTVFQRDRDRIVHSAAFRRLEYKTQVFVNDAGDYYRTRLTHTLEVAQIGRTVARALGANEDLVEAICLAHDLGHPPFGHAGEESLDRLMHDHGGFNHNAQSFRVVTVLEERYERWRGLNLTRETLEGIAKHEASLDLSGLMGLDPTTRGTLEAQIANIVDELAYGAHDLDDGLLSGLIRAEQLEDLGIWRVLRDRVQIGSEPMTDVRRHYVIREQIGLLVDDLLETTAERLRSLKPQSPTDVQNLPENIVQFSEPMRDYSKELKRFLYANMYHSPSVITVARRSDRIIQGLFSSYVAEPRQLPRAWQARIGADSVHRVVTDYIACLTDRSAALEYRRMYDALTHP